The genomic stretch TACTGGCAAAATTTTGTGCTTCGGTAGTGTCTTGCAGGCTTCGGCGGATTGAGACCACTTTTTGGATCAAGGACAAGGCGCGGTCGGTTTGCCCTTTTTCTCCGGCAAAAATCGAAAGGCCATTGAGTAAACTTGCGGTTTGCTTATTTGGAACGGGGTGATGGGATTGATGAATCTGATAAGCTGTTTCATAGGACGTGATGGCCTTGTCTAAACGCCCCATCCGGAAATTGGTGTCGCCGTTAATTTTTAGCGCATCAATATAGGCTTCCGAAACGGAGTTCAGCGATTGAAACTGACGGATCGCTGTCTGAGCGAGAGAATCGGAGGTATTGAATTCGCCCATTCCATTATAAACATCCGCCAAAACCGTTAAAACTTCTGCACGAAGCTCTGGCTGGTTGTTTAACTCGGTTTTGAGGCGGTTAGTCCCTTGTTTTAAGATGGCACGAACGGGAATTTCCCCTTCGGGATATTTGGTGGGGTCACTGGCCTTGAATAAGTCCGTTAGGAAGACACCCACTTCCTTGGCTTTGTCGCGTTCTTTTTCAGCAAGGTTCAGGGCCTCACGAATGCGATTGTTTTGCCAGGTCATGACCACGGAAAAGGCCAGGAGCAAGACCAAAAATGCGGCGGCCCCTCCTACAGCCCACTTGTTACGACGGATGAATTTGGTCACGCGGTACGAAAATGTATCTGGCAATGCGAGAACAGGTTTGCCTTCCAAATAACGTCCAATGTCTTCACTAAGCTGCCCTGCCGATTCGTAACGACGCTCTGGCTCTTTTCGTAACGATTTCAGGACGATATTATCCACATCGCCCCGCAATTTGCGGATAAGTTGGGTTTGAGAAATGCTGCGGGTGGTGCTAATGGTTTTGGGATCCAGTGTTCGGGTATTGCCTTGCCCTATATAAACTTCCCGGATTTCTTGTATGGCGGTGCTGGGTTTGTTCGGTTCTTCTTCCAAAACTACCCGAATTAATTCTGCTTGTACGCGGGTGGCGATGGGAAAAGGACGCGACCCCGTGAGCAATTCAAAGAGCAAAACCCCCAAGCTATATACATCGCTGGCAGTCGTCAGGCTGAGACCCTTGATTTGTTCCGGGCTTGCATAGGCTGGAGTTAAAATGCGCAATTCTGGAACCGTATGCAATGATTCTACCGCCAGTTGATCCGGATTCAAGACCTTCGCAATCCCGAAATCTAAGAGCTTCACTTGTCGGTTTGGCGTCACTAAAATATTGGTCGGTTTCAGGTCTCGGTGTACGACCAAGTTTTGGTGGGCAAACTGCACCGCACTACACACTTCCCGAAAAAGTCTGAGCCGTTCCTCGATGGTGAGCCGATGATCGTCACAATATTGGAGGAAAGGGACGCCTTCAATATACTCCATCACAAAAAAAGGCATCCCTGACTCGGTGGCACCACCGTCTAACAAACGGGCAATATTGGGATGATTGAGTTGGGCCAGAATTTGTCGTTCGGTACGGAATCTGGTCAAAATATCCTCACTGTCCATCCCTTTTCGGATCAACTTCAGGGCCACCCGTTGATGAAAATCGGCGGTTTGGCGCTCAGCCAACCAAACTTCCCCCATGCCGCCACGTCCTATTTGCCGAAGCAAGACATAGCCCCCCACCTTTTCACCGGGATTATATTGTGCTATGGGTTCCGCAGGAGGTGGGGTAACGGCATCAAAAATGTGTTCTACCCGGTCTTCTTCCTCTTCCGCCAGCAGGCTTTTTAGTTCATCGTGCATCTCCGGATCTTGCTGTCCTATTTTTAGCAGGTAAGTGCGTTTATCCGACGCACTCATATCCAGCAATACATCTAAATGTTTCTGAATTTCAAGCCAGCGTTCGGGAGTCATGGTAAGATGGGTTTATGCTTGCACGAAAAAGGCAAGAGGGGTGATATTTGTGATGGCCAAGCGGTGCTAAAAGACGCACCGAGGTTTTAAGAAGAAACGCCGGAAAAAGATAAAGAAATGATCTTACCCTTCAAAAATTATCCCAACAAGGAGGTTCGCAAGGAACGCCCCAGCCAGAGTTTGGCTGCGTTCCAAGACCGACGGACGGTAATATTCGAGAGTTCCATGATGGCGGCAATTTCTTCGTAGCTCAGCCCACCATAAAACCGATAAACCACCACATTATATCCACGTTCATCAAAGGATTTAAGTTGTTCTAACGCCTCGTCTAATGCCAAAATTTCTTCGCTTTGCGTATCCGTCAGCCATTCGGCCACTTCATCCACATCTAAATCGCGTTGGCTACCACCTCGTTTTTGGGCGCGTTTTTTCTCCGCATTGTTCAGGATGATCCGGCGCATGGCTTGCGCGGCAATCGCAAAAAAATGATTCCGGTTTTGCCAATTGGCGGCTTTCTGGTCTGCCAATTTAAAGTAGGCTTCGTGCACTAAAGCCGTTGTATTGAGGGTTACCCCCGATGATTCCCAACGGAGTTTGGCATGGGCAATGCGCCTTAATTCTTCATAGATGATAGGAATTAGTTGGTTCATGGCCTGATCATCATTTTCATTGATGCGGGAAAGTAGTTGCGTCACTTCGGGAGAATGAGCCATTGTGGAGGGTGTTTTGGGTGGAGAAAAGTATTTATTATGGCTTATGATGTTCTTTTATTGGTTTGATGACTTTCCTAACGCTCCTAATCTACGCCGCAGCCCCCTTTATTTCAACGGGACTTTGGGTTACTTGGTCTCAAAAACAGGCAAAATTTTGATATGATTCCGGATTCGCCTTAGCAGTTGTTGCACAAAAACCGTATGGAATTGGTAAAGGGTAAAATATTTTGAATAGCGTCCTATTCTTATTATGATCCTAAGATGTTTTCATGGTTCGTGTAGGTGTGTGTTTTTGGTGAATGCAAGAATTCCCTACAAGGGAGAATAGATGGATTTAGGAAATTGTTTATATCTGACAATAAATGCCTGTGCAAACGATTCGTGAAATAGTATCTCCTTCCCTGATTTTGTTCTTGTTGTTCCAAGGCAGTCTTTCGGTTTGGATACAGTGGGATTTCCTGTTGCGTAGGGAGTTTATTGCAAAAAACTATTGTGTGAACCGTGCCAATCCCAATTCGGACTGTCAAGGCCGATGTTACTTAGGTTTTCGTTTGAATAAGACGTGGGATGAATCCGGGAAAAAGGCTCCATCCCAACGTGTACAGGAACAAGGTTCTTGGGTTTATGTGGCACCCTTTTCAGCACAACTCTTTGCATTTCATGAAGTGAATGGTCTGAAATTTCCACAATGTGCGCCACCGGAGCGTCTTGGATTTCTGCCAGACATCGAACATCCACCTCAGGTCTAAGACCACCTCTTCTAAGTTTAGCAACGTATTCTTCCTGTTTTGGAATGAAGGCTGCTTTGCCTGTGCATTTTGTCTAAGCGATGGGCTCAGGTGTGATTTTAATGGATAAAAAAAGTAGATATGAAACAAAAAAACAATAAGCTTCAGGTTTTTTTCCTGACGCTCGTGCTCTTGTGTGGGCTTTTACCGACCGTATGGGCACAAACAGAAAACCATTTTCGTTTGATAGATGCCCAGAATGAAGCTCCGTTGATCAAGGTTTCGTTTCGGTATGCAGGTCAAACGGGTTTTTCGGATGAAAAAGGGGTGGTTTCGTTTAGGTATGAAGCCGGAGCAATCATGCACCTATCTCATGTGGGTTATGGAATGTGGGAATTATCAGATGCGGGAGTTCAAGCGGCCATACAATCTGGTTATGTACGGAAAACCGAGCGGATGATGGAGGCTTTTCCTGTAACGGTCATCGCATTACGTCCTAAAACCAATCAGGGAACCGTCATGGAGCTGGACGAGCAAGACCGCTTGGCCCACGACGGTGGGGCGGTGTTGAACCAAGTAACGGCCATCAGCAGCATCCGTAAAAGTGGAAACTATGGATTTGATCCGGTCTTGCGTGGATTTAAATACGACCAATTAACTATCGTCATGAATGGGGCACAATCTGCGGCAGCGGCTTGTCCCAACCGAATGGATCCGCCTACCAGCCAAATGGCGCCGAATATGGTAGATCGGGTGGAGGTGTTAAAAGGCCCACACGCCCTACGATATGGTGGCGGATTTGGCGGAACCATTAACTTTGTTCCTGTTCCTTTGCGCTTTACCGAAAAAAAACAGGCTTCTGGTCGTGTTTCAGGCGGATATGACCAAAATGGACAGGTGGTCCGGAGCGAAGGCGTGGTGGGGCTTAATACGAAAAAATACAATTTAGACTTGTTTGCTGCGTGGTCTCAAGGCCAAGATTATCAAGACGGAGAAGGGATCTTGGTGGAATCCGACTTCAACAGAGGCAGTTTTGGTTCCAATTTGGGTGTGAAACTCTTGGAACACCACCAAATAAAAGCGTCGCTTACCCGTAATCTGGCACGGGATACCGATTTTATTGCTTTACCGATGGATTTGCGGAAGGATGATACGTGGTTGATGAGTCTCCGGCATGATGCCCGTTTCCATGTCGGAAGGTTAGCGAATTGGAATACCACCCTCGCTGCAACATTTGTGGATCACCTGATGAACAATTTTTTGCAAACCGCCCGAACAATGGATGCGGAGTCGGTAGCGGATACACGTACCTATAGTGCTCGTACCGAGGGGTTGTGGCGGCTGGACAAAAATATGCTGTATCTGGGGGCAGATTTTCGGATGGATGAGGCAACCGGAACACGGACCCGGAAAATGTTAACAGGCCCCAATGCTGGAAAAGTCTTTACCGACAACATCTGGCAAGGCAGCCGTATCCGTAAAACCGGTCTCTTTGCAGAGTATCACCTACACCGCAACTGGAATGTGTTTGTATCGGGGCGGTTAGACCTGAACCAAGCCAGTGCAACGGCCATAGATGCACATTTCTTGGCCCAAAACCCCGAAGCGCCCGAAGTACAGCTTAATCCCAACTTCAGCATTGGGACGACACACAAAGCGCATAGGGTGACGTATGGGCTTTGGTTGGGAAGGGCGATGCGGAGCGGTGGGCTTTCGGAGCGCTATATCAACTATTTTCCGGTGGGTCAAGACCCCTACGAGATATTGGGCAATCCGAATATTAAACCAGAAATCAATACCCAAGCTGATTTAACGTTCGCCTATAAAAGTGCAAATACGTTGGTGAATGTGGATGTGTTTGCATCATATTTACAAGACTACATTACATCCGCCATTCAAGCAGGTTTAAAACCACGGGTGGCAACGAGTCCCGGCGTTCGGCGTGTAATCAATATTGAGGAAGCCGTTAAAACAGGCTTTGAAGCGGCTTGGACACAGGCATGGCCCCTGAATTTGGAACACCAACTGAGTTTGGCCTATACCTATGGTGAAGACTTAGAACGAGACCAACCATTGCCCGAAACGGCACCGATGGAAATCCGATTCCGG from Bacteroidetes Order II. bacterium encodes the following:
- a CDS encoding serine/threonine protein kinase yields the protein MTPERWLEIQKHLDVLLDMSASDKRTYLLKIGQQDPEMHDELKSLLAEEEEDRVEHIFDAVTPPPAEPIAQYNPGEKVGGYVLLRQIGRGGMGEVWLAERQTADFHQRVALKLIRKGMDSEDILTRFRTERQILAQLNHPNIARLLDGGATESGMPFFVMEYIEGVPFLQYCDDHRLTIEERLRLFREVCSAVQFAHQNLVVHRDLKPTNILVTPNRQVKLLDFGIAKVLNPDQLAVESLHTVPELRILTPAYASPEQIKGLSLTTASDVYSLGVLLFELLTGSRPFPIATRVQAELIRVVLEEEPNKPSTAIQEIREVYIGQGNTRTLDPKTISTTRSISQTQLIRKLRGDVDNIVLKSLRKEPERRYESAGQLSEDIGRYLEGKPVLALPDTFSYRVTKFIRRNKWAVGGAAAFLVLLLAFSVVMTWQNNRIREALNLAEKERDKAKEVGVFLTDLFKASDPTKYPEGEIPVRAILKQGTNRLKTELNNQPELRAEVLTVLADVYNGMGEFNTSDSLAQTAIRQFQSLNSVSEAYIDALKINGDTNFRMGRLDKAITSYETAYQIHQSHHPVPNKQTASLLNGLSIFAGEKGQTDRALSLIQKVVSIRRSLQDTTEAQNFASNLNTLGNFLHDKKRYNEAEAAYVESLGILKRSVGPEHPYVAFQLNSLATLKSDQQAFSASIQYFKEAERIATKRLPPGHPFVGYLWHNMATAYTKNKQYTQALQAVEKAISIRKATKPIVAKDLQESEVLLAEIKEKY
- a CDS encoding sigma-70 family RNA polymerase sigma factor, which produces MAHSPEVTQLLSRINENDDQAMNQLIPIIYEELRRIAHAKLRWESSGVTLNTTALVHEAYFKLADQKAANWQNRNHFFAIAAQAMRRIILNNAEKKRAQKRGGSQRDLDVDEVAEWLTDTQSEEILALDEALEQLKSFDERGYNVVVYRFYGGLSYEEIAAIMELSNITVRRSWNAAKLWLGRSLRTSLLG
- a CDS encoding TonB-dependent receptor → MKQKNNKLQVFFLTLVLLCGLLPTVWAQTENHFRLIDAQNEAPLIKVSFRYAGQTGFSDEKGVVSFRYEAGAIMHLSHVGYGMWELSDAGVQAAIQSGYVRKTERMMEAFPVTVIALRPKTNQGTVMELDEQDRLAHDGGAVLNQVTAISSIRKSGNYGFDPVLRGFKYDQLTIVMNGAQSAAAACPNRMDPPTSQMAPNMVDRVEVLKGPHALRYGGGFGGTINFVPVPLRFTEKKQASGRVSGGYDQNGQVVRSEGVVGLNTKKYNLDLFAAWSQGQDYQDGEGILVESDFNRGSFGSNLGVKLLEHHQIKASLTRNLARDTDFIALPMDLRKDDTWLMSLRHDARFHVGRLANWNTTLAATFVDHLMNNFLQTARTMDAESVADTRTYSARTEGLWRLDKNMLYLGADFRMDEATGTRTRKMLTGPNAGKVFTDNIWQGSRIRKTGLFAEYHLHRNWNVFVSGRLDLNQASATAIDAHFLAQNPEAPEVQLNPNFSIGTTHKAHRVTYGLWLGRAMRSGGLSERYINYFPVGQDPYEILGNPNIKPEINTQADLTFAYKSANTLVNVDVFASYLQDYITSAIQAGLKPRVATSPGVRRVINIEEAVKTGFEAAWTQAWPLNLEHQLSLAYTYGEDLERDQPLPETAPMEIRFRLSGAFLEGKLRPEIAMRHAQKQDRISTEYGEKTTPAFMVWDVTAQYKIRNGYRFTAGVNNLFDVAYYEHMSRFMRGATPRRVFMPGRNLFVSLSLDFQ